The Mesotoga sp. BH458_6_3_2_1 genome has a window encoding:
- a CDS encoding M3 family oligoendopeptidase — protein sequence MSEGPFIEWDLAKLYSSSDDPALINDLRYVILKKDELMKEFKGRIAAESIEACELRLVFEKIEEVMSKFAKPSMFAYLSHSVTPALPTIQKLIRKIDDLESQLESDLLFLKLELSKVSENYFSVLLDSPELANYCHYLELIRTNRVHLLSESEEKMLTLKELTGKRALLNLYDEFTSSFIYRLKIGEGEDEKNFTESEVETMRREEDPELRRKAFVSLFKKSEENSIVLTNVYNSLAKDWDLEAAKRGYSSPISMRNRENEIPDGAVQSLVDVTTNGYALVQDYYRLKARILNKESLLHSDIYAPIGDFKDLFSWQEAKSMILEVTGNFDPRLKRTIAEFFEGNFIHGSIMPGKRSGAYCSYASPEIHPYVLLNFGGKMNDVLTLAHELGHGLHAVLSSKQTMLNYETPLTMAETASIFSEMLMTDHLLNTTSGREEKISFITGRIEEIFATTARQNMFTRFEIEAHKRISSEYLSFEELGELYFDELKHMFGETIDFLPESKYEWARIPHFFHTPFYCYAYNFAQLLVISLYRKYLEDGDVFKRKYVALLESGGSDSPEILLGKAGIDISSPRFWENGIDFIQENFLDRLRAMI from the coding sequence TTGAGTGAAGGACCGTTTATTGAGTGGGATCTAGCAAAGCTCTATTCTTCATCGGATGATCCTGCCCTGATTAACGACCTGCGGTACGTGATCTTGAAAAAGGACGAACTGATGAAGGAATTCAAGGGAAGAATCGCAGCCGAAAGTATAGAAGCGTGCGAACTAAGGCTGGTTTTTGAAAAAATCGAAGAGGTAATGAGTAAATTCGCAAAGCCGTCAATGTTCGCATATTTGAGTCACTCAGTAACACCGGCCTTACCGACAATCCAGAAGCTGATCCGCAAGATCGACGATCTTGAGTCGCAGCTTGAAAGCGACCTCCTCTTTCTTAAACTGGAACTGTCGAAAGTCTCCGAAAATTACTTCTCAGTGTTGTTGGATTCACCAGAGTTAGCAAATTACTGCCATTATCTCGAGCTCATCCGTACTAATCGAGTTCATCTGCTCAGCGAATCGGAAGAAAAGATGCTTACTCTGAAAGAACTGACGGGGAAGAGAGCCCTGCTTAATCTCTACGATGAATTTACCTCAAGCTTCATATATAGATTGAAAATCGGCGAAGGCGAAGATGAGAAAAACTTTACGGAAAGCGAAGTCGAGACTATGAGAAGGGAAGAGGATCCCGAATTGAGAAGGAAGGCGTTTGTCAGTCTTTTCAAGAAATCAGAGGAAAACAGCATCGTCTTGACCAATGTTTACAACTCTCTCGCGAAGGATTGGGACTTGGAAGCAGCCAAGAGAGGTTATTCTTCTCCAATCTCTATGAGGAATCGAGAGAACGAAATCCCGGATGGGGCAGTGCAGTCTCTAGTCGATGTAACTACGAATGGGTACGCTCTTGTGCAGGATTACTACCGACTCAAGGCAAGGATTCTGAATAAGGAATCGCTTCTCCATAGTGATATTTATGCACCGATTGGCGATTTCAAAGATCTTTTCAGCTGGCAGGAAGCAAAGAGCATGATCCTCGAGGTAACAGGAAATTTCGATCCACGACTAAAAAGAACAATCGCCGAATTCTTTGAAGGAAACTTCATACATGGATCAATCATGCCGGGCAAAAGAAGTGGAGCTTATTGTTCATATGCATCACCGGAAATTCATCCGTACGTTCTCTTGAATTTTGGAGGCAAGATGAATGACGTCCTGACGTTAGCTCACGAGCTGGGTCATGGTCTCCATGCAGTGCTGTCCTCGAAGCAGACTATGTTGAACTACGAGACTCCTCTCACTATGGCAGAGACTGCATCTATCTTCTCAGAAATGCTGATGACCGACCATCTACTAAACACAACTTCAGGAAGAGAGGAAAAGATCTCCTTCATTACCGGTAGAATCGAGGAGATATTTGCGACTACTGCAAGGCAGAATATGTTTACGAGATTCGAAATAGAGGCCCACAAAAGAATATCGAGCGAATATCTCTCATTTGAGGAACTTGGAGAGCTATATTTTGACGAACTGAAGCATATGTTTGGTGAGACGATCGATTTTCTTCCCGAGAGTAAATATGAATGGGCACGGATACCACATTTCTTTCACACTCCATTTTATTGTTATGCATACAACTTCGCTCAGCTATTAGTAATTTCACTGTACAGGAAGTACCTTGAGGATGGAGATGTTTTCAAGAGAAAGTATGTGGCCTTGCTCGAGAGCGGTGGATCTGATTCGCCGGAAATTCTCTTGGGAAAAGCCGGAATAGACATCTCTAGTCCTCGTTTCTGGGAAAATGGAATCGACTTCATTCAGGAGAACTTTCTGGATAGACTGAGGGCAATGATTTAG
- a CDS encoding FMN-binding protein, giving the protein MKYAISVSIFLVLAIAMIVMVFDWQAKSPERVNQLPTEPFGSFSDGVYAGREGYISLEVEVAGGKIIDIRILQNRTDRYAKSAEATADRIVEAQSLEVDLVTGATASSESIVSAVKNALGVADLSSSN; this is encoded by the coding sequence ATGAAATACGCAATCAGTGTTTCGATTTTTCTTGTTTTGGCTATTGCAATGATCGTGATGGTGTTCGATTGGCAGGCAAAGAGTCCTGAAAGAGTAAATCAACTTCCAACAGAGCCATTTGGGAGTTTTTCGGATGGGGTTTACGCTGGAAGGGAAGGTTACATCAGTCTGGAAGTCGAGGTGGCTGGCGGAAAAATTATTGACATAAGAATTCTTCAGAACCGGACGGATCGATATGCAAAGAGTGCCGAAGCTACTGCCGATAGAATCGTTGAAGCCCAGAGTCTTGAAGTTGATCTCGTAACCGGAGCAACAGCATCAAGTGAATCGATTGTCTCTGCTGTTAAGAACGCCCTAGGCGTTGCTGATCTGTCGAGCAGCAATTGA
- the dnaA gene encoding chromosomal replication initiator protein DnaA yields the protein MSNSIISTLKKKVSKKTWDNWFSTFELKEVEDEKVVFSVANLFIKDWLQTKYGGAISDSIVELLGKRIPFEIIYKNKAMPTEDSTGPQTSGSLLKRKPLMISNLNPEYTFGNFVVGSENKALYEVALDVAQSPGKYNPFFVYGGVGLGKTHLLQAIAQETMNNFPDKKVLYITSEQFMNDMIQSIKENNIQKFRDHYRKKSDILLIDDIQFLIGKKGVQNEFFHSFNELHDSGKQLIICSDRNPEELDTFHSRLKSRFQMGMLMSIQEPQPSTRFHIAKQLAQRESVSLPDDVAKVLADNIDGNLRRLRGAIIKLIVHSSVFRSQIDLSLATQILQSFTGSVNVPVSQRPIDQIYSAIEKMMKVTRKEIESGSRSKDIVLARQLTMYILKNHFGKQVTEIARETGKQHSTVIHSVKKIDKSVMMGKGATKLLFDDIIGIISSNSAAV from the coding sequence GTGTCTAATTCAATCATAAGCACTCTGAAGAAGAAGGTCTCAAAGAAAACTTGGGACAACTGGTTCTCCACATTCGAATTGAAGGAAGTTGAAGATGAGAAGGTCGTTTTCTCTGTTGCAAATCTATTCATAAAGGACTGGCTTCAAACGAAGTATGGGGGGGCCATCTCCGATTCTATAGTTGAGCTCCTGGGGAAGAGAATCCCCTTTGAAATAATTTACAAGAACAAGGCAATGCCCACAGAGGATTCCACCGGTCCACAGACTTCAGGCTCATTGTTGAAGAGAAAGCCGCTAATGATCTCAAATCTGAATCCTGAATATACTTTTGGCAATTTCGTCGTCGGTAGTGAAAATAAAGCTCTCTATGAAGTTGCACTTGATGTAGCTCAAAGTCCTGGAAAGTACAACCCATTCTTCGTTTACGGAGGCGTAGGTCTAGGCAAGACACACCTTCTTCAGGCAATCGCTCAAGAGACCATGAACAATTTTCCCGATAAGAAGGTTTTATATATAACTAGCGAGCAGTTCATGAACGATATGATTCAGTCGATAAAAGAAAACAACATTCAGAAGTTCAGAGACCACTACCGAAAGAAGTCCGATATTCTTCTGATTGACGATATTCAGTTTCTCATTGGTAAGAAGGGGGTTCAGAATGAGTTTTTCCACTCATTTAATGAGCTTCACGATTCTGGAAAGCAGCTGATAATCTGCTCTGACAGAAATCCTGAGGAGTTGGATACCTTTCACAGCAGGCTTAAATCAAGATTCCAGATGGGTATGCTTATGTCGATCCAGGAGCCCCAACCTTCTACGAGATTCCATATTGCCAAACAACTAGCGCAGAGAGAATCGGTTTCACTGCCTGACGATGTTGCGAAAGTCCTAGCAGACAACATTGACGGAAACTTGAGAAGATTGCGGGGGGCGATTATAAAGCTCATTGTTCATAGTAGCGTTTTCAGATCACAGATTGACCTTTCACTTGCGACTCAAATACTTCAGTCGTTTACAGGATCGGTGAATGTTCCTGTTTCTCAGAGACCAATTGACCAGATCTACTCCGCAATCGAGAAAATGATGAAAGTGACGAGAAAAGAGATTGAGTCGGGAAGCAGAAGTAAAGACATTGTTCTGGCAAGACAGCTGACAATGTACATCCTTAAGAATCATTTTGGAAAACAAGTTACTGAGATAGCTAGAGAAACCGGGAAACAGCATTCGACTGTGATTCATTCGGTGAAGAAGATAGATAAGAGCGTTATGATGGGTAAGGGTGCGACTAAGCTACTGTTTGACGATATCATCGGGATCATTTCTTCCAATTCCGCTGCGGTATAG
- a CDS encoding MG2 domain-containing protein, protein MRKASVVLLIILFTGLTAIAFQIQQYGYKLESSFLELYSLDYLPTVYTDSKDSYIDIKIYDLDEQDLTGAITIGDVGISGDPLYALRQTVSEKQRVHFPDEALKGLRLIVVSSQSGSAKLMTSYRMVGAQLLAHENGAMLRLWKKDDSNFIERFALYRLKDGELIGRTENGVFVFDYLPTVDDAVLVQSAEGSILWRPGEYDYYFSSKDICLTFTDRPAYKAGEVVNFRSFIREITPAGYKVPEIDSVEVEIVDPLNRGVYSELLEPDNSGSVRGTFRTYPEITRGSYRIIIRWEGNEDYYYFQIADYKKPTFFTTAEPTIEAFRKGEPITINVSSQYYFGDPVSLGKVDYTIYKGNQYIDNGSARLDGLGNTVIGYVEELESGSYYAIVTVSDDTGMQSRSMVEFKVVQGTFDFYVDYRFTDTEAVVKIETKLNDETPVSKACEIKVWYEEPVILMVKDKQIEKKLRINIFNKELSTDSGGKAEVLIDLRDVPSDTVVYFEINGSPSGEPEVVNSYSVYTSGYYDYYGSILIDSIESAVPGAKAKVSFYTSSPMDLWIIADFSGDFEQFPFISSEGKNTVEIEIPENYAYDNFMLFIVGYKNYQIVQSQLIEVQTASRDLKIDLLTQDRYGPGDTVNMKVHVSDAEGDPASVGLTVAVVSQAMLSLFEGDYDQWKASLGSPFNRGFNTVSINDLYYSAYPSIAKLGDLLESQPPAAESKVTGGAPLGMGDLGREDESLTSDVRARKLFSDSAFWSVGTFTDENGIAELSFVVPEDLDTWTIRALASDLDGDFSYEKSSFETWKPMTVSSFLPEFLIAGDKVNLVFSVKNNLDSRMPVITGFYLDGEVIEEKGSTIDAFGSRSFTYEVELRDLLPSEKGEKLKVKFVVEGSRGSDGVEYEIPLKPRFTYLRFGNLEFLDGNKNLEFAENSIGTITISSTIDPILLEAIRYLVDYPYGCVEQTMSRLLPALAASKLLEGADEPFVKKVSVVVSEGLERLYGYQHYDGGWGWWKDDRSTPFMTAYVMLGLYLATENGYDINRDVITMGYSAMKSLNKENPDPFLQYVTVLFSRKLRDPIGSIVDYKEDVASIVLTALSYETLNMSEKASALVEEAMEYVNLNADDAILGDSFSYFFDDTVVLSLLLKASVDLKMPSTTIAEISKRLLKMGNGSYWYRTSSTAMAVLSLSSVSNVLSEEAEVKVLSEKGEVIFEGDVSDSITIPFAGKNILVESTDMVVVSTNGETTVGTEVLEAENTGLTIERVLRRKLAVPMDDTHVLTTPQIDSPYVVSSIKTLSPDEVGSLEISVSKSIEGMKLAITEGELKLGEYGLGLRIYEGDVLGISNGEIIIRTLEYGYYDAATAEIHSVKLGIPEPISVGETIISEIHIVIPDDVPYVVLEDMLPSTGISVEENLEADILGYTKFYYYDYYWWGYTFKDARFDRISFFFRDGGEFVTKSNWRILTKGEFIIPAVQAWAMYDGDVRANTESVKLIVE, encoded by the coding sequence ATGAGAAAGGCCTCAGTGGTTCTTCTAATAATTTTGTTTACTGGATTGACGGCAATTGCTTTCCAGATTCAGCAGTATGGATACAAGCTTGAATCATCTTTCCTCGAGCTGTATTCACTCGATTATCTACCAACTGTATATACTGACAGCAAAGACAGCTATATCGACATCAAGATATATGATCTTGATGAACAAGATCTAACCGGGGCTATAACAATAGGAGACGTTGGAATCTCAGGCGATCCTTTGTACGCTTTGAGACAGACGGTCAGTGAGAAGCAGAGAGTTCACTTTCCCGATGAAGCTCTCAAGGGCCTCAGACTGATTGTTGTTTCATCGCAGTCAGGTAGCGCTAAGCTCATGACAAGCTATCGGATGGTTGGTGCACAGCTACTTGCTCATGAAAATGGTGCTATGCTCAGACTCTGGAAGAAAGATGATTCAAACTTTATTGAGAGGTTTGCCCTTTACAGACTTAAAGATGGCGAGCTGATTGGACGGACAGAAAATGGAGTATTTGTCTTTGATTATCTACCCACTGTCGATGATGCAGTTCTTGTTCAGTCAGCAGAAGGTTCGATTCTCTGGAGACCTGGAGAGTATGATTACTACTTCTCATCGAAAGACATTTGTTTGACTTTTACTGATCGTCCTGCATATAAAGCAGGGGAAGTAGTGAACTTCAGGTCTTTCATAAGAGAGATTACTCCTGCGGGTTATAAAGTACCCGAAATTGACTCTGTCGAAGTCGAGATAGTTGATCCTTTGAATAGAGGTGTTTACAGTGAATTGTTAGAACCTGACAATTCGGGTTCCGTACGCGGGACGTTCCGAACTTATCCGGAGATTACGAGAGGTTCTTACAGGATTATTATCCGATGGGAAGGAAACGAGGACTACTATTACTTCCAGATTGCCGACTACAAGAAACCTACGTTCTTCACCACAGCAGAACCTACGATCGAGGCCTTCAGAAAAGGTGAGCCCATAACAATTAATGTCTCGTCTCAATATTATTTTGGAGACCCAGTCTCTCTAGGCAAGGTTGATTACACGATTTACAAGGGAAATCAGTATATTGACAACGGCTCGGCCCGGCTTGACGGTTTGGGAAATACGGTGATCGGATATGTCGAAGAGCTTGAGAGTGGATCATACTACGCAATTGTCACTGTATCGGACGATACCGGTATGCAATCGAGAAGTATGGTTGAGTTCAAGGTAGTTCAGGGGACTTTCGACTTCTATGTAGACTACAGATTCACGGACACAGAAGCCGTCGTGAAAATTGAAACGAAGCTGAACGACGAAACTCCGGTTTCAAAAGCATGCGAAATAAAGGTCTGGTACGAAGAACCCGTAATTCTTATGGTCAAGGATAAGCAGATTGAGAAGAAGTTGAGAATCAACATCTTCAACAAAGAACTTTCAACCGATAGTGGAGGAAAGGCTGAGGTGTTGATTGATCTTAGAGACGTACCGTCAGACACGGTTGTTTATTTCGAGATAAATGGATCGCCTTCGGGTGAGCCGGAAGTAGTGAACAGCTATTCGGTTTACACTAGCGGTTATTATGACTACTACGGATCTATACTGATAGATTCTATCGAGTCTGCTGTTCCTGGAGCTAAGGCGAAAGTCTCATTCTATACATCATCACCCATGGATTTATGGATTATTGCCGACTTCTCAGGTGATTTCGAACAGTTTCCGTTCATTTCGAGCGAAGGAAAGAACACTGTTGAAATTGAAATCCCCGAGAACTATGCATACGACAATTTCATGCTCTTTATTGTCGGATACAAGAACTATCAGATTGTACAGTCACAACTGATTGAAGTCCAGACGGCTTCGAGAGATCTGAAAATTGATTTACTAACCCAAGATAGGTATGGACCCGGAGATACTGTAAATATGAAGGTCCATGTAAGCGATGCTGAAGGAGATCCCGCCAGCGTTGGGCTTACTGTTGCTGTGGTTTCTCAGGCGATGCTTTCGCTATTTGAAGGTGACTACGATCAGTGGAAAGCGTCCTTGGGCAGTCCTTTCAATAGAGGGTTTAACACAGTTAGCATCAATGATCTATACTATTCTGCCTACCCTTCTATTGCTAAACTTGGTGACCTGCTTGAATCTCAGCCGCCTGCCGCTGAATCCAAGGTAACGGGAGGCGCCCCTCTTGGGATGGGCGATCTTGGTAGAGAAGACGAGAGCTTGACTTCAGACGTAAGGGCAAGAAAACTTTTCAGCGATAGTGCTTTCTGGTCAGTAGGAACTTTCACTGACGAAAATGGGATTGCTGAACTGTCATTTGTTGTGCCCGAGGACCTCGACACCTGGACAATCAGGGCTCTAGCTTCCGATCTGGACGGTGATTTCAGCTACGAGAAATCTAGCTTCGAAACCTGGAAGCCCATGACTGTCAGTAGCTTTCTTCCAGAGTTCCTAATTGCAGGTGACAAGGTTAATCTGGTTTTTTCGGTTAAAAACAATCTTGACTCGAGAATGCCCGTGATCACAGGATTCTATCTAGATGGAGAAGTAATAGAGGAGAAGGGGTCAACGATTGATGCTTTTGGAAGTCGATCTTTCACTTACGAGGTAGAGCTGCGAGATCTGCTGCCTTCGGAGAAAGGCGAGAAGCTGAAGGTCAAATTCGTTGTTGAAGGAAGTCGCGGGTCCGACGGAGTTGAATATGAAATACCTTTGAAACCAAGGTTTACGTATCTTCGGTTTGGAAATCTGGAGTTTCTCGATGGTAATAAGAACCTTGAATTTGCTGAAAACTCCATTGGAACTATCACCATCTCTTCCACAATCGATCCGATTCTTCTTGAGGCAATCAGATACCTGGTTGACTATCCGTATGGTTGTGTAGAACAGACAATGAGCAGGCTTCTTCCTGCACTGGCTGCTTCAAAGCTTCTTGAGGGCGCAGACGAGCCTTTCGTAAAAAAGGTATCAGTCGTGGTCAGTGAGGGACTCGAAAGGCTTTACGGATATCAGCATTACGACGGCGGATGGGGTTGGTGGAAAGATGATCGTTCGACGCCATTCATGACCGCTTATGTGATGCTGGGACTATATTTGGCTACGGAGAACGGTTATGACATAAATCGAGATGTGATTACAATGGGCTACTCGGCGATGAAAAGCTTGAACAAAGAGAACCCTGACCCCTTCCTGCAGTATGTAACAGTGCTCTTCAGCAGGAAACTAAGAGATCCAATAGGCTCTATTGTCGATTACAAAGAGGATGTAGCTTCTATTGTCTTGACCGCACTTTCCTATGAGACTCTCAATATGAGTGAAAAAGCATCTGCTCTTGTCGAAGAAGCAATGGAATATGTTAATCTCAATGCAGATGATGCGATACTTGGGGACAGTTTCAGCTATTTCTTCGACGATACTGTGGTTCTATCCTTGCTCTTGAAGGCATCCGTCGATCTGAAAATGCCTTCTACGACGATTGCAGAAATTTCCAAGAGACTGTTGAAAATGGGAAACGGTAGCTACTGGTATAGAACCTCATCAACTGCTATGGCAGTTCTTTCACTTTCATCCGTGAGCAATGTGCTTTCTGAAGAGGCCGAAGTGAAAGTGCTTTCGGAGAAAGGAGAAGTGATTTTCGAGGGTGATGTCTCCGATTCGATAACTATTCCCTTTGCAGGCAAGAACATCTTGGTCGAGAGTACGGATATGGTTGTTGTCTCAACAAATGGCGAGACAACGGTAGGGACTGAAGTGCTCGAGGCTGAAAACACTGGTCTGACTATCGAAAGGGTCCTTAGAAGGAAACTCGCTGTACCAATGGATGATACGCATGTCCTAACGACTCCTCAGATAGATTCGCCTTACGTGGTCTCTTCAATAAAAACGCTCTCTCCAGATGAAGTGGGTTCTCTTGAGATAAGTGTCTCAAAGAGCATAGAAGGGATGAAACTCGCAATTACTGAAGGGGAATTGAAGCTAGGCGAATACGGACTCGGGTTGAGGATTTACGAAGGTGATGTTCTAGGTATTAGCAATGGAGAGATAATCATTAGAACATTGGAATACGGCTACTATGATGCAGCGACTGCAGAGATTCACTCGGTCAAATTGGGAATACCCGAACCTATCTCTGTTGGTGAAACAATAATCTCTGAAATCCACATTGTGATACCAGATGACGTTCCGTATGTGGTTTTGGAAGACATGTTACCATCCACCGGCATTTCAGTCGAAGAGAATCTCGAGGCCGACATCCTGGGATACACGAAGTTCTACTACTATGACTACTATTGGTGGGGTTACACGTTTAAGGATGCAAGGTTCGATCGGATTTCCTTCTTCTTCAGAGATGGTGGAGAGTTTGTGACAAAAAGCAATTGGAGGATACTAACTAAGGGCGAATTCATTATCCCGGCAGTCCAGGCATGGGCGATGTACGATGGAGATGTTAGAGCCAATACGGAATCGGTAAAACTGATTGTTGAATGA
- a CDS encoding DUF1175 domain-containing protein, translating to MKRINIVYLFLVALTTIAISATYLNFKGDYTAITAVPSLVRRGESFSVSVPSSNYERPILSYVRGATLERFSSESNSSVFTFRADDEDAVIVISFSGLFRARKSLSLDFEEFIDSDSDGFPDKLVLDLEDAENFRAWFVNISAYQVIEFSKRWSDEERDCSGLIRFAAREALKNHKEEWFLETAIDYELWHEKTGIDLRAIPDVKKYNYPDIPILKGKIFLSNTGEFTYFADAYNLVRSSMIFKGRDLSVARPGDIIFFHHPSPSTFHSMIYTGDGLIYHTGPLSEKDSGVLKLWRMEDYLRTMPYQWLPIHNNENYLGVYAFKFLPRQ from the coding sequence TTGAAAAGGATCAACATCGTCTATCTTTTTTTGGTTGCCTTAACAACTATTGCTATCTCTGCAACTTATCTGAATTTCAAAGGTGATTACACTGCAATAACGGCTGTTCCAAGTCTCGTTAGAAGAGGTGAGTCTTTCTCTGTTTCAGTACCTAGTTCGAATTATGAGAGGCCAATTCTCTCATACGTTAGAGGCGCTACTCTTGAACGGTTCTCAAGTGAAAGTAACTCTTCAGTCTTTACTTTTCGTGCTGATGACGAAGATGCAGTGATAGTTATTTCATTCTCGGGGCTCTTTAGAGCTCGTAAGAGTCTTTCCCTGGATTTCGAAGAGTTTATCGATAGTGATTCTGACGGCTTTCCTGACAAACTGGTCCTGGATTTAGAAGACGCCGAAAACTTCAGAGCATGGTTCGTGAACATTTCAGCCTATCAGGTCATTGAGTTTTCAAAAAGATGGAGCGATGAAGAAAGAGATTGTAGTGGATTGATAAGATTTGCAGCCAGAGAGGCTCTCAAAAATCACAAAGAGGAATGGTTCTTGGAGACTGCAATCGATTATGAACTCTGGCACGAGAAAACCGGTATTGACCTTCGAGCGATTCCGGATGTAAAAAAATACAACTATCCGGATATTCCCATACTCAAAGGGAAGATTTTCTTAAGTAATACCGGGGAGTTCACTTACTTCGCCGATGCATATAACCTAGTACGTAGTAGTATGATATTTAAGGGCAGGGATCTCAGCGTCGCAAGGCCAGGAGACATAATCTTTTTTCACCACCCCTCTCCATCAACTTTTCACTCGATGATATACACTGGTGATGGGCTGATCTATCATACCGGACCCCTTTCCGAAAAAGATTCTGGTGTTCTGAAGCTCTGGAGAATGGAAGATTATCTGAGAACAATGCCTTATCAGTGGTTACCGATACATAATAACGAAAACTATCTCGGGGTATACGCTTTCAAGTTTCTACCCCGGCAATAA
- a CDS encoding MATE family efflux transporter: protein MARDLTQGNILKNLLVMSVPTMIGFSAQMIYDIVDIFWIGRISGEAIAGVTIFTTLFWIVDILNSIIGQSSISLISQSYGKRDLEGSSNAIEQTITFKFIVALISALLVAAFLKPSLGFFTTDPKVVTSALDYGYIRLFFLPMMFSSYSVNTALRCIGDAKSPMYIMMVASVLNIVLDPIMMFDRVPGTGIPGFGLGVFGAAVATVIAQTASFLFGFYILFSGREGVKPKLSRLFRLDRNIDKKLLTIGLPTGLEGFFRNLAAVVVLKFVAVYGTTAVAAVGVTGRLFGLAFMPLVGLSMGGSAMVGQNLGADNVGRARATAKTAALIGFFFMFAFALIAFFAGELVISIFNSDPEIISYGASFLKYGALGISVLAYGFGLSAVFGGSGYNFPFVVGSVVSRWLIQVPILIIAVTVMKASIVWVWLSYVFSDIAEAAIMILYYLRGKWEKRRVY, encoded by the coding sequence ATGGCAAGAGATCTCACTCAGGGGAATATTCTGAAGAATCTTCTCGTGATGTCGGTTCCTACAATGATAGGATTCAGCGCCCAGATGATCTACGACATAGTGGATATCTTCTGGATTGGCCGCATCTCTGGCGAAGCAATTGCCGGGGTGACCATCTTCACCACTCTCTTCTGGATTGTCGACATTCTGAATTCGATTATTGGCCAAAGTTCAATTTCACTGATTTCTCAGAGCTATGGAAAGCGAGACCTTGAAGGATCAAGCAATGCAATCGAACAGACCATTACTTTCAAATTCATTGTGGCTTTGATTTCCGCTTTGCTGGTTGCGGCATTTCTAAAACCCTCACTTGGTTTTTTCACTACCGATCCGAAGGTCGTGACATCTGCGCTCGACTACGGTTATATTCGTTTGTTCTTCCTGCCGATGATGTTCTCTTCGTATTCTGTAAATACTGCGCTTAGGTGTATAGGCGATGCGAAAAGCCCCATGTACATAATGATGGTCGCAAGTGTACTAAATATTGTCCTTGATCCAATCATGATGTTTGATAGAGTACCTGGGACAGGGATTCCTGGATTTGGCCTTGGCGTCTTCGGCGCAGCAGTCGCAACGGTAATCGCGCAGACTGCATCGTTTTTGTTTGGCTTCTACATTCTCTTCTCTGGTAGAGAGGGAGTCAAGCCCAAATTGTCGAGGCTATTTCGGCTGGATCGAAACATAGACAAAAAGCTTCTGACAATTGGCCTCCCGACAGGCCTTGAAGGTTTTTTTAGGAATCTTGCAGCCGTTGTGGTCTTAAAATTCGTGGCGGTTTACGGTACCACGGCTGTGGCTGCAGTAGGTGTAACGGGCAGATTGTTTGGACTCGCTTTCATGCCTCTGGTGGGACTGAGTATGGGGGGATCCGCCATGGTGGGGCAGAACCTCGGAGCAGACAACGTCGGCCGGGCAAGGGCGACCGCCAAGACTGCTGCCCTGATTGGATTCTTTTTTATGTTTGCTTTTGCCCTAATCGCTTTTTTTGCCGGCGAGCTTGTGATCAGCATTTTTAACAGTGACCCAGAGATAATTAGCTATGGAGCAAGTTTCCTGAAGTATGGAGCTCTTGGCATTTCGGTTCTGGCCTATGGTTTCGGCCTTTCAGCTGTCTTTGGAGGATCTGGATACAATTTTCCCTTTGTCGTGGGTAGCGTTGTTTCAAGGTGGCTTATTCAGGTCCCGATCTTGATTATTGCCGTAACGGTAATGAAAGCAAGTATAGTGTGGGTTTGGCTTTCATATGTTTTTTCCGACATAGCCGAAGCAGCCATAATGATTCTCTATTACCTGAGAGGAAAATGGGAGAAGAGAAGAGTCTATTAG
- a CDS encoding nuclear transport factor 2 family protein produces the protein MRKKSALFAVVAIGFLIMLTSGCIGYILAKPDSVVTRLEREINRGREDSILELYSDEVWIETPGSPSGRMLPKESIALFYSDFFGLYDDINFSLNVKDVVRDSREATITVSFSLEYSHGGKDFYDSGESAISLNGVERQWKISREYNNPIVSFFEPATM, from the coding sequence TTGCGAAAGAAAAGCGCTCTATTTGCCGTAGTAGCTATCGGATTCTTGATAATGCTTACTTCTGGTTGCATTGGGTACATACTCGCGAAGCCGGACAGTGTGGTAACAAGACTTGAGCGAGAAATAAATAGAGGCCGAGAAGATTCGATTCTAGAGCTATACAGTGATGAGGTGTGGATCGAAACTCCCGGAAGTCCTTCGGGAAGGATGCTCCCAAAGGAAAGCATAGCATTGTTCTATTCAGATTTTTTTGGCCTATACGATGACATTAACTTCTCGTTGAATGTGAAAGACGTAGTTAGAGATTCAAGGGAAGCGACCATCACAGTCTCTTTTTCGCTCGAGTATTCACATGGTGGGAAAGACTTCTATGATAGCGGAGAAAGCGCGATCTCTCTGAATGGCGTAGAGAGGCAGTGGAAAATCAGCAGAGAATACAACAATCCAATAGTCAGTTTCTTCGAGCCGGCCACTATGTAA